In a genomic window of uncultured Flavobacterium sp.:
- a CDS encoding MDR family MFS transporter has product MATAVQADDDLVEYGYRRVIITITAVLCALLEIVDTTIVNVALTDMRGSLGATLTDVAWVITAYAIANVIVIPMTSWLSQQFGRRNYFVASIIIFTVCSFLCGNASNIWELVAFRFVQGMGGGALLVTAQTIITESYPIAKRGMAQAIYGMGVIVGPTLGPPLGGYLVDNYSWPYIFYINIPLGIIATILALTFVRSPKYGEKLKANQVDWWGIILLSAFIGSLQFVLEHGQQDDWFNDPLIVTLSVVTVLGLILFIWRELTYKHPIVNLSVLKDGNLRIGTIMCFILGFGLYGSTLIIPIYTQSILGWTATDAGLLLIPGSITTAIMMPFVGNMIQKGVPQGYMVGVGFLVFFFFTFMMQTRMTPDTGVEHMYWPLILRGIGLGLLFVPITTLSLSTLKGKHIGEGAAFTGMMRQLGGSFGIAIITTFITRLSQEHRVNLLTNLDPAKFDVQQRIAGMQRAFMSKGYSADIALKKAYQALEYSVMKQSTVMAYMDIFMYLGIMFLCCIPIILLIKKGKNKINPADAMH; this is encoded by the coding sequence ATGGCAACAGCAGTACAAGCAGATGACGATTTAGTAGAATACGGTTATAGACGTGTAATCATTACGATTACTGCAGTACTTTGTGCACTGTTAGAAATTGTAGATACCACGATTGTAAACGTAGCTCTAACAGACATGCGAGGTAGCCTTGGTGCTACTTTAACTGATGTGGCTTGGGTAATTACAGCATACGCTATTGCGAATGTTATTGTAATTCCGATGACGAGTTGGCTATCACAACAATTTGGTAGACGTAATTATTTTGTGGCCTCTATCATCATATTTACGGTCTGTTCTTTTTTGTGTGGTAATGCCAGTAATATTTGGGAATTAGTAGCTTTTAGGTTTGTTCAGGGTATGGGCGGTGGCGCATTACTGGTAACTGCACAAACTATTATTACCGAAAGTTATCCTATAGCAAAACGTGGTATGGCACAAGCTATCTACGGAATGGGTGTAATTGTTGGTCCTACTTTAGGTCCGCCTTTGGGAGGATATTTAGTAGATAATTATTCTTGGCCTTATATTTTCTATATCAATATTCCGTTGGGAATTATTGCAACTATCTTGGCGCTAACTTTTGTAAGAAGTCCAAAATATGGTGAGAAATTAAAAGCAAACCAAGTTGACTGGTGGGGAATCATTTTACTGAGCGCCTTTATTGGATCTCTACAATTTGTATTGGAACACGGTCAACAAGACGACTGGTTCAACGATCCACTTATTGTAACTTTAAGCGTTGTAACAGTTTTAGGTCTGATTCTTTTTATATGGAGAGAGCTAACTTACAAACATCCAATTGTAAACTTAAGCGTTCTAAAAGATGGAAATTTAAGAATTGGAACTATAATGTGTTTCATTCTTGGTTTCGGTTTATATGGATCGACATTAATTATCCCAATCTACACGCAATCTATTTTAGGATGGACCGCAACAGATGCCGGATTATTATTGATTCCTGGTTCGATTACAACGGCGATTATGATGCCGTTTGTGGGTAATATGATTCAAAAAGGAGTTCCGCAAGGATATATGGTTGGAGTTGGATTTTTAGTTTTCTTCTTCTTTACCTTTATGATGCAAACTCGTATGACACCAGATACTGGTGTTGAACATATGTACTGGCCTTTAATCTTAAGAGGAATTGGTTTAGGATTACTATTTGTACCTATTACAACACTTTCACTTTCGACCTTAAAAGGAAAACACATTGGTGAAGGAGCTGCTTTTACAGGAATGATGAGACAATTAGGTGGTTCATTTGGTATTGCGATTATTACCACTTTTATCACTCGTTTAAGTCAGGAACACAGAGTAAACTTATTGACCAATTTAGATCCTGCAAAATTCGATGTTCAGCAACGTATTGCAGGAATGCAAAGAGCTTTTATGTCTAAAGGATATAGCGCTGATATTGCACTGAAAAAAGCTTATCAGGCACTGGAATATTCAGTAATGAAACAAAGTACAGTAATGGCCTACATGGATATTTTTATGTACTTGGGAATTATGTTCCTATGTTGTATACCAATTATTCTTTTAATTAAAAAAGGAAAGAACAAGATTAATCCTGCTGATGCAATGCATTAA
- the yaaA gene encoding peroxide stress protein YaaA, with the protein MKIVISPAKSLNFEKELPTTQYTEPAFLKEARLVHKVLKPKKPSELSELMSISDKLSDLNWKRNQEWKTPFSPENARPAIYTFDGDVYTGLDAYTIPVEKLEVLQSKLRILSGLYGILKPLDLMQAYRLEMGTKLPVGEYKNLHEFWKPTVTKALNKELAKGELFVNLASNEYFSAVDVKALKVPVITPDFKDYKDGKLKMISFFAKKARGMMVRYIIDTNAETIDDLKGFNYEGYQFDANLSKGNHLVFTR; encoded by the coding sequence ATGAAAATTGTTATATCGCCGGCGAAGTCATTAAATTTCGAAAAAGAATTACCAACAACTCAATATACAGAACCAGCTTTTTTAAAAGAAGCACGTCTGGTTCATAAAGTTCTAAAACCTAAAAAACCTTCTGAATTATCTGAATTAATGTCTATTTCAGATAAGTTATCTGATTTAAACTGGAAGAGGAATCAGGAATGGAAAACACCTTTTTCTCCGGAAAATGCGCGTCCGGCAATTTATACTTTTGATGGAGATGTTTATACTGGTTTAGATGCTTATACAATTCCTGTTGAAAAATTAGAAGTACTACAAAGCAAACTCCGAATTTTATCTGGACTTTACGGTATCTTGAAACCTCTGGATTTAATGCAGGCGTATCGTTTAGAAATGGGAACAAAACTGCCTGTTGGAGAGTACAAAAATCTGCACGAATTCTGGAAGCCAACTGTTACTAAAGCATTAAATAAAGAATTGGCAAAAGGGGAGTTGTTCGTGAATCTTGCCAGTAATGAATATTTTTCGGCTGTAGATGTAAAGGCTTTAAAAGTTCCTGTAATCACTCCGGACTTTAAAGATTACAAAGACGGAAAACTTAAAATGATTAGTTTCTTCGCTAAAAAAGCAAGAGGAATGATGGTTCGTTATATCATTGACACAAACGCTGAAACGATTGATGACTTAAAAGGTTTCAATTATGAAGGATATCAATTTGATGCGAATCTTTCTAAAGGAAATCATTTGGTGTTTACAAGATAG
- a CDS encoding GxxExxY protein encodes MTKILYQLESYQIMGILFDVHRNLGGGFSEIVYKDALEYEFRKADIPFEREKEYLVNYKDIILNHRFYADFVLFDKIILEIKSSDFLHPKHISQCLNYLKVSKTNLAILANFNSVSLEYKRIIL; translated from the coding sequence ATGACCAAAATATTATATCAATTAGAAAGTTATCAAATAATGGGAATTTTATTTGATGTTCATAGAAATTTAGGTGGAGGCTTTTCTGAGATCGTTTATAAAGACGCTTTAGAATATGAATTTAGAAAAGCAGATATTCCATTTGAAAGAGAAAAAGAATATTTGGTAAATTATAAAGACATAATATTGAATCACAGATTTTATGCTGATTTTGTTTTGTTTGATAAAATTATACTTGAAATAAAATCAAGTGATTTTCTACATCCTAAACATATTTCACAATGTCTAAATTATCTAAAAGTTTCAAAAACAAATTTAGCAATTTTAGCAAACTTTAATTCTGTCTCACTTGAATACAAACGTATTATTTTATAA
- a CDS encoding HD domain-containing protein produces MAIQTNYKAALQNKIFEIISQASQELNVDSYVIGGFVRDLLLNRGSKKDIDVVAVGSGIELALKVSELLPKKPKVQVFKTYGTAMLRFEDTDIEFVGARKESYNFESRNPIVENGTLEDDQNRRDFTINALALSLNEKTFGELSDPFGGLTDLENKTIKTPLDPSITYSDDPLRMLRAIRFANQLGFEIEKNSLDAITKNADRIKIISGERIVDELNKILSTDKPSIGFLLLYQTGLLDIILPELTALNQVEEIEGHTHKNNFYHTLEVVDNICPNTDDVWLRWSALLHDIGKAPTKRFTKKQGWTFHGHEFLGGKMAKKIFERLHMPLNHKMKFVQKMVVMSSRPIVLAQDIVTDSAVRRLVFDAGEDVEDLMTLCEADITTKNPSKFKKYHKNFEIVRKKIVEVEERDHVRNFQPPISGEEIMEMFDLKPSREIGVLKEAVKEAILEGDIPNEYQAAYDFVIKRAEKLNLTLKK; encoded by the coding sequence GTGGCTATACAAACAAACTATAAAGCAGCTTTACAAAATAAAATCTTCGAAATTATTTCGCAGGCATCTCAAGAATTAAACGTTGACAGTTATGTAATTGGCGGTTTTGTTCGTGATTTGCTTTTAAACCGAGGTTCTAAAAAAGACATTGATGTTGTTGCAGTTGGTAGCGGTATCGAATTGGCACTTAAGGTTTCTGAATTACTGCCTAAAAAGCCTAAAGTTCAGGTTTTTAAAACTTACGGAACAGCAATGTTGCGTTTTGAAGATACTGATATTGAATTTGTTGGTGCAAGAAAGGAATCTTATAATTTTGAAAGCAGAAATCCAATTGTTGAAAACGGAACTCTTGAAGACGATCAAAATCGTCGTGATTTCACCATCAATGCATTGGCTTTATCGTTGAACGAAAAAACATTTGGAGAACTATCTGATCCTTTTGGCGGATTGACTGATCTTGAAAATAAAACTATCAAAACTCCTTTAGATCCTAGCATTACTTATTCTGATGATCCTTTGCGAATGCTTCGTGCGATTCGTTTTGCAAATCAATTAGGTTTTGAAATCGAGAAAAATTCTCTTGATGCGATTACTAAAAATGCAGATAGAATCAAGATTATTTCCGGTGAAAGAATTGTTGATGAATTAAACAAAATTCTTTCTACAGATAAACCTTCTATCGGATTTTTACTTTTATATCAAACTGGACTTTTAGACATTATTTTACCTGAATTAACCGCTTTGAATCAGGTTGAAGAAATTGAAGGTCATACGCATAAAAACAACTTTTATCACACTTTAGAAGTTGTCGATAATATTTGTCCAAATACCGATGATGTTTGGTTACGTTGGTCAGCTTTGTTACATGATATTGGAAAAGCACCAACAAAACGGTTTACCAAAAAACAAGGCTGGACTTTTCATGGACATGAATTTCTAGGCGGAAAAATGGCTAAGAAAATATTCGAACGTTTACATATGCCATTGAATCACAAAATGAAATTTGTGCAAAAAATGGTCGTTATGAGTTCGCGTCCAATTGTTTTGGCGCAAGATATTGTAACTGACAGCGCCGTTCGTCGTTTGGTTTTTGATGCTGGAGAAGATGTCGAAGATTTAATGACATTATGTGAAGCTGATATTACTACTAAAAATCCATCGAAATTCAAGAAGTATCACAAAAACTTCGAAATCGTTCGCAAGAAAATTGTAGAAGTCGAAGAACGCGATCATGTGCGTAATTTTCAACCGCCAATTTCTGGTGAAGAAATTATGGAAATGTTCGATTTGAAACCTTCACGTGAAATTGGAGTTTTAAAAGAAGCTGTAAAAGAAGCAATTTTAGAGGGAGATATTCCAAATGAATATCAGGCTGCTTACGATTTTGTAATTAAAAGAGCTGAAAAGTTAAATCTAACGCTTAAAAAATAA
- a CDS encoding COX15/CtaA family protein, with protein MKKVNKSVIIWLLSGCVLLFLMVVVGGITRLTNSGLSMTDWHLVTDTFPPLTEAKWNEAFEQYKKFPEYQKINIHNDFQLADYKFIYFWEWFHRFIGRIIGLVFFVPFVYFLIRKKLDRDTIKKCIVLLAMGAFQGFLGWFMVRSGLIDNPDVSHFRLSLHLTFAFITFAYTLWVALDLIYPERSITKVIPLRNIARFALVALLIQIIYGGFVAGLNAGLIHNHWPLMSDGQFIHDSVFIEQPTLVKNLIEGKSGVQFVHRTFAYVVVAFILFLYYKSTKFSLTRNQSHAIKTLVAFVFIQFALGVFTLLYSVPLALGLIHQIMAFFLLSAMTYTLHRLSK; from the coding sequence ATGAAAAAAGTGAATAAATCAGTAATCATTTGGTTACTATCAGGTTGTGTTTTATTATTTTTAATGGTTGTTGTTGGCGGAATTACCCGTTTGACCAATTCAGGTTTATCAATGACGGATTGGCATTTAGTAACAGATACTTTCCCACCTTTGACAGAAGCAAAATGGAACGAAGCTTTCGAACAATACAAGAAATTTCCGGAGTATCAAAAAATCAATATTCACAATGACTTTCAATTAGCCGATTATAAATTTATTTATTTCTGGGAATGGTTTCACCGTTTTATCGGAAGAATTATCGGATTGGTTTTCTTCGTGCCTTTTGTTTATTTCTTAATCAGAAAAAAACTGGATCGCGATACTATCAAAAAATGTATCGTTCTACTGGCAATGGGAGCTTTTCAAGGTTTTCTAGGTTGGTTTATGGTTCGCAGCGGATTAATTGATAACCCGGATGTAAGTCACTTTAGACTTTCTTTACACCTTACTTTTGCATTTATCACTTTTGCGTATACTTTATGGGTTGCATTAGATTTAATATATCCTGAACGCAGCATTACAAAGGTAATTCCGCTTCGTAATATTGCAAGATTTGCATTGGTAGCTTTATTAATTCAGATTATTTATGGTGGATTTGTTGCAGGTTTAAATGCCGGATTAATTCACAATCACTGGCCTTTAATGAGCGACGGACAATTTATACATGATTCTGTTTTTATCGAACAACCAACTTTGGTTAAAAACTTAATCGAAGGAAAAAGCGGTGTTCAGTTTGTACACAGAACTTTTGCTTATGTAGTTGTGGCATTTATTCTTTTTCTATACTACAAAAGCACTAAATTTTCGCTTACGAGAAATCAATCACACGCAATAAAAACTTTGGTAGCTTTTGTTTTTATTCAATTTGCATTAGGTGTATTTACACTTTTATATAGCGTTCCGTTGGCTTTAGGGTTAATTCACCAAATTATGGCTTTCTTTCTTTTGAGTGCAATGACATATACTTTGCATAGATTGAGTAAATAA